In the genome of Desulfonauticus submarinus, the window ATGTTCCTCTTTTAACACATAATAGGGATTTAACCCTTGATAAGTAGAGAAAAATAAATCCCATCCTGCCCTTGTACCTTTAACTTTAGCAAAATATGCTATATTCTCTAAATCTACATCAGGATATTCATTTTCTATTCTAGTATTATTTTTATCTACATCCAACGTATAAAAATCTGAATCAACTTGTTTATCATCTTCTACTACTGATCCAGTCCATCTTGAATATTCACTAGGAGATTTACTAGTCTGAAAAACAGGAAGAATAGCAAAGGTAATGGAATCATTCTCTACATAATAATCTAACTTTAATTGCCACAAGCCATAATCTTGTGTATCCATAGGATCATTTCCATCTTTAGGCGAATGTCTATCTACGGGAGAATAAAGAGTAGAGATCCCATTTTTAAATATTTTTTTCCCAACAGTTAAATCATAATCTGATGCAGAATAGGTTAAATAAATTTCATTTAATTCAGCATAACGTCGCCTTCTATCTCTATCTTGAAAATATTCACTAACTCCAGCATAAGTATCTTTTTGATTTCCTCCTTCTAACCATCCAGAAAAATCAAACCTAAAGTTATTTAGTACATAATACGAAGCAAAATTAAGTAATAATGAACCAATATCTGACTGTCTATCAATCCCTTTTCTTTTGTCAGGCTTTCTCCAAAAATGCTCTAACCTTATCCTAAAATCTCCACTTAAATTTTTTGCTAAAACTTTAAATATACATTCTTTATCTTTTTCTTTTTTTTGATCTAAATCTAATTCATTCAATAAATTTTCATCTTTATTAATATTTTCTTCTTGCAGTTCTGTATCTAAGCTATTTAGTAAATCTAAATCATCTTCTGCGTATATTTTATTCACATATAATCCCAAAATAAAAAAACACAAAAAAAACAAAATAATTTTTTTCATATGTTATCCTCCACCATTCTACGATCCATATCCTTTAAACGAACTCCTAAAACTTTTGCTAAATTTAAATATACTTTTGCAGCTAGCCTTGGAGAAACTAACTGTATTCTCTTAAAAGATTTCAAATTTAATTCTAACACCTTGGCCTCTGTGCTAGCAATGACATCAGCAGAACGTGGGCCAGGATTTACTAAGGCCATTTCTCCAAAAATATCACCTTCCTTTAATTTAGCCAACAAAACCCTCTTGTTTTGCCCCTTTGTCCAAACCTCTGCTTCTCCTTGAAGCAAAATAAACATAGAATCTCCATAATCTTCTTGTTTTATAATAGGTTCTCTAGGCAAAAATTCTAACAATCTTCCCAATAAAATAAGTCTTTTTACCTGCCATTTTTTCAACCCCATGAACAAAGGACAACGCCTTAAGACTTCGCCAGAAACTTGTTGCTTAATAAGATCCCAAAGAGTAATTAACTGAGTAGAAGTTAATACAGAAGGAGTTAATAAAAGATCACTGGCAACAGCAAAAAACATAACTAAGGCAGAAAGTAAACCAAAATACACCACTGGTAAAAAATTAGAAAAACCTAAGATAGCAAAGCCTAATGCCAGCGCAACAGAAGTAGCAATTACTGGACGAATCTCACTTTGTAGACACAAATCTATAGCTAATGCCTGATCCTGCACATTTCTAAGTTCTTTGTTATAACGCGACATTAAATGAATTGTATCGTCTATCGCAATACCAATAGAAATTGCCGCAATCATAGTCGTACCCACATTTAAAGGAATATCAAACATGCCCATAAATCCAAAAATCCATACTATGGGTACAATATTAGGAACCAACGAAATTATACCGGCCTTAAAATTAACAAAAAGTAAACTCATCAGCAAAAATACCACAACTAAAATAAAAGAAATAGACTGAACTTGTCCTTTTGCCATAGAATCAGCTGCTTTATTAATTAAAATACCCTCTCCTGTAATTTTAAAATGAAGATGTGGATCTAAGACCTCTTCAATCTTTTTCTTTAATATATTTAACTCTCTATTTAAAATATACGACGAGGAAATATTATGCCTGACAACTATATTAACTTCACTAAAGTCAGAAGTAACATAGCGCGAAATATCATCTCTATGCAAAAGTAAAATATATTGAGAAACCAGATTATCTTTATCTGGCAATTTAAAAAATTCTTTTTTCCCATTGTTCATTTCTCTATTAATAAATTTTAAATAATCAACAAACGACAGTACATTATCAAAAGCCTTCATATCTTTTAATATCTTTTCTACAACATCTACTTGTTTTAAAAACTTAACTTTCTTAAAAGTTCCTTTTTCTCCAGAAGTAATACGTAAAAAAAATACTTGTGCCCCAGAAAGATCTCTGTGTAGTATCTTGCTCCTCTTCACAATATCGGAATTAGATTTAAAATAACCAAGTAAATCATTATTTACTTTTATTTTAGGAATAAAGAGAAAAAATAAAGTACTTAAACCAACAGCTCCCCAAAGTATAGCTTTCTTATTATTTAAAACAAAATGAATTAATTTTTTTTCTATAATTTTAAAGACACTCTCCTTTTTTTGTCTTCTCGCCAATTTAGGAGGAAAATAATAAAGATATATTGGGGCCAAAA includes:
- a CDS encoding MMPL family transporter; the protein is MHKLMLFALKHRVLSLLIIIVISSIAIPYALKVRLDVSTRGMMEEGDKDLSFYEETLRRFGTDNISVIYVRDKKLFSPAKLKRLQDLAYELEDLPGVKRVDSIFSVNNFKASPEGLETGPLVDWLPETKKEADEILHNALNNPIVVKDLVAADGKSLALNLLLESSREDKDSQIKISENIDKILAKYHSDFDKIFQFGLSYTQRKISENIITDQIELVPLSVIILLLTLMLNIRSPGGAVLPMLTAGTSVLWTAGFMGYFGIPLNILTVIVPSLIIVIGSTEDIHIISEFMDENNKLNNKNKAISVLANKIGVAILLTSITTFLGFFSITLNKITLLKQFGWVSSFGLFVNPLITCILAPIYLYYFPPKLARRQKKESVFKIIEKKLIHFVLNNKKAILWGAVGLSTLFFLFIPKIKVNNDLLGYFKSNSDIVKRSKILHRDLSGAQVFFLRITSGEKGTFKKVKFLKQVDVVEKILKDMKAFDNVLSFVDYLKFINREMNNGKKEFFKLPDKDNLVSQYILLLHRDDISRYVTSDFSEVNIVVRHNISSSYILNRELNILKKKIEEVLDPHLHFKITGEGILINKAADSMAKGQVQSISFILVVVFLLMSLLFVNFKAGIISLVPNIVPIVWIFGFMGMFDIPLNVGTTMIAAISIGIAIDDTIHLMSRYNKELRNVQDQALAIDLCLQSEIRPVIATSVALALGFAILGFSNFLPVVYFGLLSALVMFFAVASDLLLTPSVLTSTQLITLWDLIKQQVSGEVLRRCPLFMGLKKWQVKRLILLGRLLEFLPREPIIKQEDYGDSMFILLQGEAEVWTKGQNKRVLLAKLKEGDIFGEMALVNPGPRSADVIASTEAKVLELNLKSFKRIQLVSPRLAAKVYLNLAKVLGVRLKDMDRRMVEDNI